In Gadus macrocephalus chromosome 11, ASM3116895v1, a single genomic region encodes these proteins:
- the prpf31 gene encoding U4/U6 small nuclear ribonucleoprotein Prp31 → MSLADELLADLEEAGEEGEDDLYGGTEEGDSDGEGAECKAEGMLEDIPEEMELDYAGTESVSSIAKLRDSKQFSEIMDKIKIYVGKQRKNSEVMGPVESDPEYRLIVAANNLTVEIENELNIIHKFTRDKYSKRFPELESLVPTSLDYVRTVKELGNNLDKCKNNENLQQILTNATIMVVSVTASTTQGTMLGDDELKKLEEACDMALELNQSKHQIYEYVESRMSFIAPNVSIIVGASTAAKIMGIAGGLTNLAKMPACNLMLLGAQRRTLSGFSSTSLLPHTGYIYHCDVVQSLPPDLRRKAARLVASKCTLAARVDSFHESGVGKVGYDLKEEIERKFDKWQEPPPVKTVKPLPAPLDGQRKKRGGRRYRKMKERLGLTEIRKHANRMTFAEIEDDAYQEDLGFSLGQLGKSGSGRVRQAQVNEATKARISKSLQRTLQKQSMTYGGKSTVRDRSSGISSSVAFTPLQGLEIVNPQAAEKKVAEANQKYFSNTSEFVKVKKE, encoded by the exons ATGTCTTTGGCGGACGAGCTACTAGCGGATCTTGAGGAGGCCGGGGAGGAAGGCGAAGACGACCTCTATGGAGGAACAGAGGAGGGAGATAGTGATGGCGAAGGTGCAGAATGCAAAGCCGAAGGCATGTTGGAAGACATCcctgaggagatggagctggacTACGCTGGGACAGAGAGTGTATCATCTATCGCCAAGCTCCGAGACAGCAAGCAG TTTTCAGAAATCATGGACAAAATCAAAATCTATGTTGGAAAGCAGCGGAAAAACTCAGAAG tTATGGGCCCAGTGGAGTCAGACCCAGAATACAGACTCATCGTTGCAGCCAATAACCTCACAGTAGAGATTGAAAATGAACTGA atATCATTCACAAGTTTACCCGTGACAAATACTCAAAGAGGTTTCCAGAGCTCGAGTCACTTGTGCCAACCTCTCTGGATTACGTTCGGACGGTCAAA GAACTTGGGAACAATTTGGACAAGTGCAAGAACAACGAGAATTTGCAGCAGATCCTCACTAATGCCACGATCATGGTGGTCAGCGTCACAGCGTCTACCACACAGGG GACTATGCTTGGCGATGATGAACtgaagaagctggaggaggccTGTGACATGGCCCTGGAACTAAACCAATCCAAACACCAGATCTACGAATACGTAGAATCCAGGATGTCCTTCATCGCTCCTAATGTGTCCATCATCGTAGGAGCATCAACGGCGGCCAAGATCATGG GTATTGCCGGAGGCCTGACCAACCTGGCTAAGATGCCGGCCTGTAACCTCATGTTGTTGGGAGCCCAGAGGAGAACCTTGTCTGGCTTCAGCAGCACCTCCCTGCTGCCCCACACAGGCTACATCTACCACTGTGACGTGGTGCAGTCGCTGCCCCCT GACCTGAGGAGGAAAGCGGCTCGTCTGGTGGCCTCAAAGTGCACTCTGGCCGCCCGAGTGGACAGCTTCCATGAGAGTGGTGTAGGAAAG GTTGGCTACGACctgaaggaggagatagagaggaagttTGACAAATGGCAGGAGCCTCCTCCAGTGAAAACAGTGAAGCCCCTGCCGGCCCCACTGGACGGCCAGCGGAAAAAGAGAGGTGGAAGGAG GTATCGTAAGATGAAGGAGCGCCTGGGCCTGACGGAGATCAGGAAACACGCCAACAGGATGACCTTTGCAGAG ATTGAAGACGACGCCTACCAAGAGGATCTGGGCTTCAGTCTGGGTCAGCTGGGTAAGAGTGGCAGCGGGCGAGTCAGGCAGGCGCAGGTCAACGAGGCCACAAAGGCCCGGATCTCCAAGTCCCTCCAG AGGACATTGCAGAAGCAGAGCATGACGTATGGGGGCAAGTCTACCGTCAGAGACCGCTCTTCGGGAATCAGCTCCAGCGTGGCTTTTACTCCGCTTCAG GGCTTAGAGATTGTGAACCCGCAGGCAGCAGAGAAGAAGGTGGCTGAGGCCAACCAGAAATACTTTTCCAACACGTCAGAGTTTGTTAAGGTGAAGAAGGAATAA